CGGCCGCAGCCGCTGCTGCCAGTGCATTCTGAACCTGGTAACGTCCAAAAACTGGCAGGAAGACGGGCACCGACTCGTCCGATACACGTAGCGTGAACTGGTAGCCGAACGGGTGACCCTGCTGGATATTGCGGGCCTGCACGTCGGCCTTCATGTGGACGCCGTAGGTCAACACTGTGCTGGGCACGGAGAATTCGCTCCGCACACGCGCGCACTGCGGGCAGTCCGCATTGAGAATCGCGGTCGCACCTTCCGGCAGCGATTCGATCAACTCCGCCTTTGCTGCCAGCAGATGATCCATGCTCTCGAAATTGCCGAGGTGCGCGTCGCCGACATTGGTCAGCAGCGCGATGTCCGGCTGGGCGATCTGCGCCAGTTGAGTCAACTCGCCGCTGTGGTTCATTCCCATCTCGACGATGGCGACTTCGTGGTCTTCGCGCAGGCGAGCCAGAGTGAGCGGCAGGCCAATGTGGTTGTTCTTGTTGCCTTCGGTCGCCAGGACATTCATCTCGCCCCGGCAGACGTGCGCCAGCATTTCCTTCGTCGTTGTCTTGCCGCTGGAGCCGGAAATCGCGAGTACCGTCGGATCGACCTTCTGGCGCCAGTGCCGCGCGATGTCGCCGAGGGCCGTCGTTGTATCCAACACCGTCACGACAAACGCATCGTTCGGCGCGTTGCAAAGGCTGAACTCGCGAGAGCAAACAACACCCGCGGCGCCTTTCTCGAGTGCCTCGAGAACGAATTCCTCGCCATCGTAGTGCTTCCCACGCAGCGCGACGTACACGTCGTCGGCGCGGAGGATGCGCGTATCCGTGCAGAGGCGGTCGACGGGCGTGTCGCCGTTCCCTCGGGCGAGAAAGCCCCCCGTGCACTCCAGAATGTCCGCAACCGTCAAGTTCATCGAGCGTTCTCCACGTGACGTTTTCGATTCATCATGCCCACGTGGGGCGATTGGACTTCACTTCCGTTTCGGCCGGCTTCTGTTCCCATGCCTCGGCCATCGAGCGCAGCACTTCGCGTGCGATCACCCGATCGTCGAACTGGAGTTTCCGTCCGCAGACTTCCTGGTACGTTTCGTGGCCCTTGCCCGCGATGACGACGCAGTCGCCCGACTTGGCCAGCAGCAGCGCGCGCTCGATCGCCAGTGCGCGATCCAACACCACCTGATAGTTGGCGGGCTTAAGACCACTCTGCAGCAGGCCTTCCAGCGCGCCGCGTGCAATGCGCTCCGGGTCCTCAAAGCGCGGGTTGTCCGATGTCACGATGGCATAGTCCGTACGGCGGCCGACGGCTTTGCCCATCGGTGGGCGCTTTGTACGGTCGCGATCGCCGCCACATCCGAATACTGTGATCAGGTCGCCGCTTGTCAGGCTGCGTGCTGTCTGTAGTACCTTCTCCAGCGCATCCGGCGTGTGTGCAAAATCGACAATGACCTGGAATGGCTGGCCTTCATCGATGCGCTCGAAGCGACCGCTGATCGGGCCGACTTCCTCGAGGCCGTTCGCGATCGTCTGCAGATCGATGCCAAGGCTGCGGCAGGCCGAAGCGGCCGCGAGCATGTTCGACAGGTTGAACGCGCCGAGCATCCGTGCATTCACCGTGACGGATTCCTTGCCGGCAACGAGCTTGAAGCTGGTTCCGTCCGGGCGGAAGCAAACGTCTTCCGCGTGGAAGTCCGCCCCCAGGCCTTCGCGGCGTGCGTAGGTGAAGTGATCACCCAGGTAACTGTGGGAGAGCTCCTCGCCGATCGGATCGTCGAGATTGAAGCACGCGGTAGCGCCGGGTGTCGGATCGACAAAATCAAAGAAGAACTGGCGCTTCGTCGCGATGTACGTCGGATAGTCGCCGTGGTAGTCCAGGTGATCCTGTGTCACATTGGTCAGAACGCCCGCGTGGAAGGGCAGACCGGACATGCGCGCCTGGTGAATGCCGTGGCTGGAGGCTTCCATCACAACCGCCTGCACGTTGTCCTTCTCCATCGAGGAGAAGAAGCGCGCCAAGGTCATCGAGTCCGGCGTCGTGATGTGCGCGTCGACGTACTTGCCATCCCAGAACGCTCCGAGGGTTCCGATCAGACCGGTCTTGCGGCCGGCTGCTTCCAGGATGCCCGCGATCATCGATGTCGTTGTCGTCTTGCCGTTCGTTCCCGTGACTCCGACCACAGTCATCGCACGCGAGGGATTGCCATAGAACGCGTGCGCCAGCGGCCCCAGCGCCATCCGTGTATCCGGCACACGAACCATCGTCACGCCGGGGTAGGGAGGAATGTCCTTTTCGACCAGAATGGCCGCCGCGCCGCGCGAAACGGCTTCGGAAATCAGCATGTGGCTGTCGGTCTTTGTGCCGACGATTGCGGCGAACATCTGGTTGCGCTCGACCTTCTGGGCGCATGTCGCGATTCCAGTGATCATCACATCCGGATTGCCGTAGATGTCGGCGGCAAGAAGACCGGACAGAGAGACGAGGTGAAGCAGGGAGACAGGTTCAGCGGGGACCATCAGAAATTCCTCCGAGGGGACTGAGCGACGAGAGCGTCTGCGGGAGTGAGGGCGCGTGGGGCGTCCGGAGAAAAGACAACGATTACATCCGAGTTGGAGTCGATCGACTGGCCTGCGGGTGGCGTTTGGTCGGCTGCGCGACCGCTGCCGATGAAGCGCACGCGCTCGAGTTGCGCGGGCAACTGGCTGCGGACTTCCGCCATCGAAAGACCGGCGAGGTTCGGCATCGTGCCGGCCTCCAACGCCGTGGCCTGCGGGAAGAGCAACGGCTGGAATGGCGCGAGATCCGGCGACGAAGCAATATCGTCCTCAGCGCGGAACTCGGTCGGCACCAGGCCTAACTGTAGTGTCGCGCTGCGGGCGATTTTCTGGAAGACTGGCGCGGCCACTTCCGATGCGTAGTGCTTGCCGTGCGGGTTATCGACGAAGACATAGACTGCAATCTTTGGATCCTGAATCGGCAACGCGCCGCCGAAGGACGCGATATACTCTTTGTGTGTATGAATATGTGATTTGACAGTTGTTCCGGTCTTGCCGCCCACGCGGAACCCAGGAACTTGAGCCTTCTTGCCGGTTCCGTTCAGCACGACGTCTTCCATCAGACGGCGCATCAGCTCGCTGGTTGAGGGACGAATAACATGGCGACGGACCGTCGGCTCGAAACGCTCGACAACATTGCCGCGCGAGTCGCGGATTTCCTTCACGATGTAGGGCTGCATCAGGTCGCCGCCATTCACGAGCGACCCGATGGCAGAGCAGATCTGCACGGGCGTCAGGGCCATCTCGTAGCCCATCGGCAACGACGTGCGGCTGAACTTCGTCCAGCGCGACACCGGGTACAGCAGCCCGACACCTTCGCCACCGAGGTCGATGCCGGTCGACTCACCAAAGCCGAACGCACGCAGGTACGCGTACCATTCGTTATTCTCCAGTACTTGTGCCGCCTTCACCGTGCCGACGTTGCTGGAGTGGCGGATCACCTCATAGAAGGGGACGACGTCCAGGTAGTGGCCCGGCGAATCGGTCAAGCGGCGGCCATCGACAACGGCGCGTCCGCCTTCGCAATCGACCAGTGTGTCGATACTGATCTTGCCCGTATCCAGCAGGATCGCCGCGGTGAAGAGCTTCGCCACGGATCCGGTCTCGAGCGGATCGGTCAGGATGCGATTCCGTCGATAGTCGGCGGGGTAATTACCTTGCTCGCTGTTGTCGAATGTTGGCCAGGAAGCGAGTGCGAGGACTTCGCCCGTCATGACATCGATTACGACTGCGCCCGCGGCGTCTGCTTCGAATTCCGCGGCCGCATCGGCCACAGCATTCTCGGCTGTCTCTTGAATTGCCGCATCCAGCGTCAGAATCAGCGAATGCCCGCGAGCGGCCAGGATGTCTTCCTGGTGCACGGGCTGCAGCACCTGGCTGATGGCCGAGCGCGATGCCGTTGTCTCGACTCGGCGGCCCATCATCGTGTCGTTGTACTTCAGTTCCAAACCACCGAGGCCGACGTTGTCGCCATCGCCATCGGTGCCAGTGAAGCCGATCACGTGCGGCGCCAGGTGGCGCGGGTACAGGCGCTTGCTTTCGCGATGGAACCAGAAGCCGCGCCGTGTGATTTCGTACTCGTCGAGCAACTGGCCGACGCGCTGTGCGGCCTGCGGATCCAACTGGCGGCCGAGAGGTACGACGCCGTTGCGCTCGAATCGCGCTGAAATCGTCTCCGGATCCAGGTTGCAGTAATACGCAACCTGCTCCGCGACGGCATCGAGATCGACATCCGCGTGCGGCGCCTTGAAGTACTTCGTATCAACGTAGATGGAGAGTGTTCCGGTGCTGGTAGCCAGGGGGCGGCCGTTGCGATCCAGAATATCGCCACGCTCCGCCTGGACAACGACGCGCTTCGTTTGCTGATTGGAAGCGCGTTCCAGGAATCGCTCGTGAGAAGCCACCTGCAACATGTAGAGTCGAGCGCCGACAAGCCCGGCAAGGAGACAGAACATTGCCCCGAGAAGCAGAACGCGGAATTTGTGCGGAAGTACCAGCATGGTTCAGCAACCATCAACGGGATCGGGGACGTTCGTCGGGAGCGAGGGCAACGCCGGCTCATCGCCCGGCTTGTCGTGCGCTCTCATCTACTGCGATGGGAAACTTGCCTGGGTTCCCCCGGAGCAGCCGAAAAAGCTCCTCCATGACTTCGGCGGACGAGCGATCCGCCAGGCGGGGGTGAAAGAGAACTCGAAATTCGTTGTTGACGGTCTGCGCGCTCTCGTCGATTGACTCGATCCGAACGTGGGGGCCAACAGCGGCTCGAGGGTCGCAACCGGCATCCTTCGACAAGGCAAGATCAGGCTCGGATGATGGGGGGATAGAAATTGAAGGCCGGGAAGCTTTCCAATTTATTTCCCCGTCGTACCAACGGGACCTGGAGCAAGAGGTATTAGGCTGTAGGTGCGTCTTCAAGAACCGGAACTCGGAGCGGTGCGCCTGGAACATCTCGCCGGAACGTGTACTGGAACAGAGAACGGGAACGGGAACTGATCTGCGGGGACTCTGTCTGGAACGGGAACCGACAACGGGAACCAGCGCTGGGAGCGGAACCGGAAATGCCGAGCGTCGAAACCTATCAACGACTCGGACTTTGCGGGCGTCACCCTGCCTGACCTTGCCTTGTGGAAGGATGGCGGCTTCTTCACCACCCTGTCCAACTACTCAGAACACCTCCTTCTGCCACGCGGCCAACTGACGCCGCTTCGCTTCAAGTTCTTCGCGGGCTTCCTGCTGCGCTTCGCGGTAGGCAGCCACGCGCTCTTCGTTCATCGTCAATTCTTCCACGGCGCTCGGATCCGGATCGATCATGCCGAGTTCCTCGATCGCCGTTTCGCGCAACACTTCATCCCGCTGCATCAGGCCAAGGCGCGCTTCGAGTCGCTTCGCCTCATCGCGACGCGCTGTGGTCAGTTCCTGCAGACGAGCGGCTTCGATCTCATAATCACGCGCCTGAAAGCGCATCTTCACGATCGTCAGCCCCATTCCCGTTGCCATTGCACCCGCCAGAAGAATCGCCAGGAGATCTCGAATGCGAAGCGTTACAGGTGCCGGCTCTTTGCGCTTGCGGATCTTCGCCGACTTGGCCGTCGAGCGACGCACGCGCGTCTTCGTCTTGCTGGAGGGACGCCGGGTCATGCCTTCCCTCCCACTCGGCGGATCGTGCGCAAGCGAGCGCTGCGCGAACGCGGGTTGCGCGCAATTTCTTCCTTCGACGGCTTCACTGCGCCACGGCTCTCGACACGGAACTCCAGTCCTTCAGTCGTTGTGGCCGAGTAGGGATTCTCCGGATCGGGACGCGGCGAACCGGCTTCATCGAACAAGCGCTTCGCGATCTTATCCTCACCGCTGTGGAAGCTGATCACACACAGCGTTCCCCCAACGTTCAGTGAATCCATGCAGGCGCGAATGCCTTGCTCTGCGTATGTGAGCTCGCGATTCGTTGCGATGCGAAGTGCCTGGAAGGTACGCGTTGCAGGGTGAATGCCCTTGTGACGTTGCGCGGCGGGGTAGCAGGCCTCTGCGGCGGCAGCCAGTTCGAACGTCGTCTCGAACGGCTTACGCTCGCGCTGCTCGACGATACGGCGCGCGATGCGGCGAGCGTAGCGTTCATCCGCATAGGACCAGAGCCAGTCCCGCAACTGCTGCTCGCTCGCTGTGTTGACCAACTCCGCCATCGACTGCGTCCCTACTTCCTTCGGATTGTAACGCCCATCCAGGGGCACATCTTTCGAGAACCCAAAGCCTCTGCCTTCCTGAACCTGGAGTGAATTAAATCCCAGGTCTAAGATGATGGCATCGGCTCCCTTCAGATCGTTTTCCGCCAGCACGCTCGGCAACTCGTCGTAACGTCGGGGCTCCAGGATTAGGCGAACCCCATCTGTCCCTTCCTCGCCGGCCAACCGCTCTCGAGCCTTCGCCAACATCGACGGGTCGCGGTCCAAGCCGACAAAAACCCCGTTTCCGGCGAGAGCCCGAACCAGGTGGATACCATGGCCGGCACTCCCCAGCGTGCCATCGCAGACGATCTTTCCGGGAACGGCCCCGAGGCGTTCAAGCACCTCGGTTAAGAGTACAGGTTCGTGATACTCCACGCCGTTTTCGGGTCGTCTCCTTACTCAGTTTGTTTCGTTTTCCGGGTCCCCCGATAATCGGTGCCCCCGGGACTTAGTGAAATCTCTGACCTGCTACCCCGCGAGAGAGCCGCCTGTTCGGCGCTCGATCCCGCTTATTGCCGCCTCGCCTTCATTTCGGCTTCCAGTTCCTGGAAGCGATCCTTCACGCTCGCGCGAGTGCCCTTTATCTTGCCACGCTGCGAATCGAACTGGCTTTCCCACTCGTTCATATCGATCACTTCGAGATGCTCGCCAGCGGCGCGGATGAACACCTGACCGGACAGGTGGAGTTTCTTTGCCAGCAAGGACGGGATCTTCACACGATTCTGCTTGTCCAGCGGCACCGTCTCGCACTGCCCCGTCACCCAGGCTGTCATGTCTTCCCAGTCCTGATCGCCAGACGGTCCGTTCTCCAGAACTTCGCAAAGATTGTCATGGACAGTCTTCGGAAAGATGCCTAAGTGTTCACCCATCGTCATTCCGATGACGACGTCCAGGTTTTCGTCGTCTTTGGACTCCCGACCGTACGAGGCATCGATGGAGCGGATCGTCTTAACAAACTTGGCGGGGATCGCGATTCTTCCGCGATCATCCATGCTGACATCGGCAAATCCCTGGAACTTCGCCATGCTGCTTCCGCCATCGTTTCAGGGGGGATTTGGGCAGATACTTCCGGGTTCCCCACATTTCCCCCGAGTCTGGGCTGAACGTGCCGATCAACGTCCAGACCGTCAAGACGAGAATCGTTCTTTGAGCCGCTTCTTAGAATTTCTTTAGGAAACGGTCATATCTTGTATCCGATGAAGCGCTTTCCTGCTACAAATTGTTTTGATCAGATCATTAAAAGGGATGTTCGGAAAGCTGTGGATAACTCCGAACCCTTCGGATTCGCCATCTTCTAAACCACTGTTGGTATTTGACTTAGCTGGCGGATTGACTTCCTTTTCTGCCCGAGAAAAGCCCCCATGCGCGTGCTCTTCCTCACTCCCAGTGTCCGAATGCTCGGTGCAAGGCAGTCTCTCCATGCGCTGACGACGCATCTTCCCCCCGATGTCGAGCCCCTCGTCGTATGCTCGGGAAGTGGAGGCTTAACTCAAGAGCTGCAAGCATCTAACATCCCGGTTGAGGTGGTTTCGCATGGTGCCTGGAGGAAACTGGGGGGACGTGCCCATGCAATTCTGCGTCAATTGCCCGCTTTGCGTCGAATTTCGCGCCGCTTTTTGCCCCACGTGATCCACTGCAACGAGTTCCACTCGACCCCCCAGGGCGTCGCCACGGCGCGGGGCACAGGGGGGGAAGTGGGCATTTCCACCCATATCCGCCTCGGGATCCGTCCGGATCAGATTTCCAAGTACAGCCTTCCGCGATGCCACCGAATCGTCGCTGTCAGCGAAGCCTGCCGAGGACTCCTGGCCGGCTCTGTGGTCGAGGATCGGACCCGGGTCGTATACAACGGCGTCGATCTGTCGGCGTTCGAGCCTGCCGAGCGCGATCTGACTGTCCGGAACGAATGCGGGTGGGGGGCGGACGAGCTTGTTGTGGGACTTCTCGGCCTGATTTCACCCCGCAAAAACCAGCTCGTCGCTGCGGAGGCCGTTGCCTTGGCCAATAAACGGGGCATTCCCGCCAGGCTGCTTCTGGCCGGCGACGCATTCAAGAGCACCGAATCATATGGCGAGGAACTTCGCCGGCGCCTTGAGCAGCCGGACCTCGCCCAGGCCGCGAAATGGTTGCCATTCCAAAAGGAGGTTCGCCCGGTTTACGAGGCGCTCGACGTCAATTTACTTGTGTCTGCAGAAGAGGGATTCGGTCGCACAATTTGTGAGTCCGCGGCCCTCGGAATTCCCTCTATTGGCGCCCGCACCGGCGGCATTCCGGAGCTCATCCGCGAAGGCGAAACTGGTTGGCTGGTTGATGAAGGCGATGTGGAGTCGCTGGCCGGCGCTTTCCAGACGGCCTGGGAGGCGCGAAGTCGCCTTGCCGACATCGGTTGGGCCGCGCGCGAACACGCCGTTGCGAACTTCAGCATCGAGGCTCACGTACGCGGAATGATTGCCGTCTGGGAAGAGGCGCGCGAGGCCGCCGCCCGGTGATTCTGGCGACTTCTCGTTGACCGGCTTGGAAAGCCCCCCGTATGACCAACGCGGCATTGTACTTGCTCAACTTGCCTATCGGGGCAGCGTCTCCGATTTTGCACACATCACCCCGGGAAATACCACGTGTCCATTACTGCTCTCTCGAAGAAAGAACGTTACCTGCTGACCGTCGCGCAGAAGGAAACCGATCGGCCGCCGATCTGGTTGATGCGCCAGGCCGGGCGCTACATGCCCGAATATATGGCGTTGAAGGAGAAGTACACCTTCCGCGAATTTTGCTTAAATCCGGAAGTCGCCGCCGCAGCCACGCTGCTGCCGCTGCAGATTCTGGACATCGATATCCAGATCATCTTCAACGACATTCTGATTCCGCTCGAAGAGATGGGCCTGAAGGTCGAGTTCCCCGGGGGCGGCCCGCAGATTTCTCCGCCGATTCGAGGCGCTGAAGATCTGGATCGCTTCAATGTTGCGACGTTCAGCGATCCGCCCGTTGCGCATTCGATCCGGCTGCTGAAGTCGAAGACCGGTGACACGCCGGTGCTTGGTTTCTGTGGAGCGCCCTTTACGCTCGCGACCTATGCGGTCGAGGGCAAGATGTCCAAGAGCCAGCACCACATCAAGGAACTGCGTTTCGGTGCACCGGAAGTCTTGCATGAAATGCTCGAACGCATCACGCAGACAGCGGCGAATTACCTGATCAGTCAGATCGACGAAGGCCACGCCGACGGCGTTCAGATCTTCGAATCCTGGGGCGGCATTCTTGCGCTGCCGCACGACTACGAAGAGTTTGCCGCAAGTTATCAGCGCAAGCTGATCGCAATCGTGAAGAAGGCATGTCCCGATACGCCGATTCACTTGTTTGTGAAGGGCAGCAACGGCGTTCTGGAATCGATGGCAGAGACTGGCGCGCAAGTGCTGAGTATCGATTGGACGACGCCACTGGCGGATGCTCGTCGGCGCGTTTCGAAAACGCTGCAGGGCAATCTCGATCCGATCGTCTTGCACACACCCGATGCGATCGACGCGGCTGTCGAACATATGCTCGATGAATTCGATTGGAAGAAGGGGTGGATTGCGAACCTTGGCCACGGTATTCTTCCGCAGGCGAAGGTCGAGGGCGCCAAACGATACGTTCAGGCGATCCAGGCCCTTGCGGCCAAGTGAGGAAGTGACCAATGAGTTCCAATCTTGAAGCGCTCGGAATCACACCGGAGAAAATCCGCGCCTACGATCAACGCATTCCGCGCTATACCAGTTACCCGACCGCACCGTTCTTCACACCGGACTTCGACCCCGACGAGTGGGAGAAGTACATCGAGGAGACGTCGGCGAAGGCAGATGACCTATCGCTCTACGTGCACATTCCGTTCTGTCGAAAGCGCTGTCTGTTCTGCGCGTGCAATGTGATCGTCACGCGCAAGGAAGGCGTCGCGGACGAGTATCTGGATTATCTTGAGCGCGAGATTGAGTTGTTCGCGAAACGCTATCACGGTGCCGGCCGTGCGATCCAGTTGCACCTCGGCGGTGGGACGCCGAATTTCCTCGATCACGAGCAGATGGCGCGCTTGCTGAAAATGCTGAGTAGTCGCTTCACGTTCACCGACGAGAACGAGCGCAGCATCGAAGTCGATCCGCGCATCGCCACACCGGAAGACATCGACGCCTTCTATCATCAGCATGGTTTCCGGCGCATCAGTTTCGGCGTGCAGGACTTCAATCCCGAAACGCAGGCGGCCATCGGTCGCGGCCAGACGCGCGACATCACGTTCGAAAACGTTGCGCGTGCACGCGAAACTGGTTTCAAGAGCGTGAACATCGACTTGATCTACGGCTTGCCGAAGCAAACCGTTCAAACCTGGACGAACACTGTCGATGCGATCATCAGCCTGCGCCCGGACCGCATCGCGCTCTATAATTTCGCGTTCCTTCCGACGAAGCTCGCGCACCAGCGCACGCTCGACGATGCGGACATGCCGACGCCCGCAGAGAAGCTCGACATGTTCATCGCCGCGCACGATCGACTTGTCGCGGCGGGCTGGGAATTCATCGGGATGGACCACTATGCGCTGAAGGATGATTCGCTGACGCGCGCACAGCGCGAAGGTTCGCTGCGGCGAAACTTCATGGGCTACACAACGCTGCGCGGTACTGATCTCGCCGCGTTTGGTGTTTCCTCAATCAGCGACTTCCAGAATGCCTTCGCGCAGAACGTCAAGAAGCTGACCGTCTACAAGCGCATGATCGACGAAGGCAAACTGCCACTCGAACGCGGCCTTGCGTTGTCCGATGACGATCGCGCGCGTCGCTACATGATCGAAGAGATCATGTGCAACGGCGTGTTGCGTTTCGATGCGGACACTGGCGTCGAAGGATTCAATGTCGGCGAAGTCGTTCGCGAAGAGAAGGACGCCCTGGCGCCTTTGGCAGAAGACGGCTTGCTGACAATCGAAAGCGATGCGCTCCATGTCACAGACAAGGGGCGCGTGTTCCTGCGCAACATCGCCGTCGTGTTCGACTCGTATCTGAAGCGCGCACGATCCGGCAAACCACTTTTCTCTCGTGCGGTTTAGTCAATGAGCGAACAGACATTCGATTGTATTGTGCTCGGCGCGGGCGTCAGCGGATTGGCGACAGCCTGGCGTCTGATGAAGAACGGCCAGCGCGTGCTTGTCGTTGAGAAGCAACCGCGTTGCGGCGGTGTCATCACGACGAAGCAGGAAGACGATTACCTGATCGAGATCGGGCCGAACAGCTTCACGTCGTTTCCGCTCGCAATTGTGGAACTACTGGATGAGCTCGGCATTCGCGACAGGGCGTTCGCGCAGCCGCTGAGCGAACACGATCGATTCGTCTGGTACAAGGGCAAGCTGCGCAAGGTCCCGATGGGACCGGGCGGATTGATCACCACGGATATCCTCTCGCTGGGACAGAAGTTCAAAGCGGTCAGCGGCATCTTCGCAAAGAAGGGCCGTGTCGAGCAGGACATGGAACTGGGCGAGTTCTTTCGTCAGCGTGTCGGTCCCGCCGTCGTGGAGCGCATGCTGAAACCGTTCATGGCCGGTGTCTACGCCGCCGATGCGGACCGGATCAGCTTTGCCGCGACTCTGCCGAAACTGTACGAGCCGATGCGTCAGCACGAAAGCATCATGGCCGCCCTCAAGTCCCTGCGGAAACCTGGACAGAAGCGCAAGAAGCGGCCGAAGCGCGCCCTCGTCTCCTTTCCCAATGGATTGAAAGAATTACCGGAAGCGCTCGTCAGCGGCCTGGAAAAGGCGGGAGCGACGCTCGAGTTTGAAACGACGGCGACTCTTCGCCCCGGGACAAACTGCCGCTGGGCCGTGGAATACAACGGCAAAACAGCGGAATCCGATCAGGTGGTGATCGCCACGCCGACCTCGCAGGCTGCGGACTATCTGGAGAATATCGCCGCACCCGCCGCGATGGAGCTGCGGGCGATTCCATACGCCGGATTGATTGTCTTCCACGTGGGCGCACCGGAGGAGATGTTTGCGGAGAATCGGAACGGTTTTGGCTTTTTGTCAGTCGCCGAGCAGGGCGTGCGAGTCCTGGGAATGATCTGGAGCGATCGGATTTTCCCGAATCGTGCACCGGACGGTCATCGCCTGCTGACCTGTTTCTATGGCGGCGATAAGGATTCGGAAGTCCTCGGGTGGGACGAAGATCGGCTGCGGAAGCAACTCGTCGAGGATCTCAAGACGACGATGAAGTTCCGCGGAGGCGATTTGCCCTTCCTGAAGTTCCACCGATGGGAGCGCGCGCTGCCCATCTTCCGCGTCGGCCACATGGATCGCATGGCGAAGGCTCGCGAGGCCTTGCCGCAAGGCATCGAACTGCTCGGGAATTATCTCGGCGGCGTTTCCATTCCCGACCGCGTGGACAAAGCGAACACGCTGGCTCGAGAGATTCTGGAACGTGCCGGGAAACGCGACAAGGAATTCGCATGACCTCCAAAGACACCAAACGGGTTGCTGTCCTTTGCCTGACTTATGGCGAGCCGGCGCAACTCGACTGGCGCTCTCAGTACGAGTACTCGCTTTCGATTCTGAATCGACTGACGCGACGCGTTGCGCCCATTCCGAAGTTCATCACGCCTCTTCTTGCTGCCCGGCGTGGGCTAATTCGCAAGAAGACGTTCACCGAAGAAGGCTACCACTCGCCGTTGGAACCGATCAGCGATGCGCAGGCGAAGGCGCTCAAGGAACAGCTCTCCGCAAAGCGTCCGGGCGTTGAATTCGACCTCCGTGTCGTTTGCGAATTCCGTCCTCCGTTCATTTGGACGGTTCTCGATGAGTTGAAGAAGAACCCGCCGGACGAGATCATTCTCGTGCCGATGTACGTTGCGGAGAGCGACTTCACCTCCGGTGTCAGTCGCACCGATCTTGAGAATTACAGGGACAGCGGAAAGGCGAACAACTTGCCGGCACCCCGGTATGTATTGGGCTTTGGCTTTGACAAACGCGCCGCCAAAGTCTGGGCGGATTTCGTGTGGAAGAAGATCCAGGAAGCGAACTGGAGCAAAGAGAAGCTGAGCGAATCCGTCCTGATTCTCGGATCCCACGGTACGTTGCAGTTTCCGCCCGAAGGCATTAACTCGAGCGCGCGCGAGACGCGTTACTTTTACGGTCAGATTCGCTCGCATCTGAAAGAGCACTTCCGCGATGTTCGCATTGGCTGGCTGAATCACGCTCTCGGCGGCCAATGGACATACCCCGAAGTCGCCGAGGCAGGGCAGGAAAGCCACGACCGCGGCATTCGCAATGTTGTGTATTTCCCATTTGGTTTCATGGCGGACAACGCGGAATCGCAGCTTGAAGGCCGCCAGCAGTTGGGTGACTGCGAGTGGGATGATTTGCTCTATCTGCCCTGCCCGAACGACGACCCGGAATTCATGGAACTTCTTTCCACGATGGTGCTGGAACGCCTCGATGGGCCCGCCGGCGATTGGAAGACGATCGGCCAGGGAACACCGGAACTGATTCAGAAAGAACGCCCCGCCATGCCGGGCACAAACGGACCATTGAACTTTGGGGGACCCACGTTAGCCATTTTCGCCGCAATCTTCTGGACGTTGTTGG
This genomic window from bacterium contains:
- a CDS encoding UDP-N-acetylmuramoyl-tripeptide--D-alanyl-D-alanine ligase: MNLTVADILECTGGFLARGNGDTPVDRLCTDTRILRADDVYVALRGKHYDGEEFVLEALEKGAAGVVCSREFSLCNAPNDAFVVTVLDTTTALGDIARHWRQKVDPTVLAISGSSGKTTTKEMLAHVCRGEMNVLATEGNKNNHIGLPLTLARLREDHEVAIVEMGMNHSGELTQLAQIAQPDIALLTNVGDAHLGNFESMDHLLAAKAELIESLPEGATAILNADCPQCARVRSEFSVPSTVLTYGVHMKADVQARNIQQGHPFGYQFTLRVSDESVPVFLPVFGRYQVQNALAAAAAAAALGVSPQTIAERLTTFQAPEMRSQIRRFGGLRVVVDCYNASPSATIEAVRSFAEMMDDCRRILVLGDMLELGQFSERMHRRVGDAVADTKPALTICVGEQARWIADEAHHAEANVCIAASVDEAVEILSVYMESGDAILVKGSRATRLERLVDLLQTRMTEEINEETTI
- a CDS encoding UDP-N-acetylmuramoyl-L-alanyl-D-glutamate--2,6-diaminopimelate ligase is translated as MVPAEPVSLLHLVSLSGLLAADIYGNPDVMITGIATCAQKVERNQMFAAIVGTKTDSHMLISEAVSRGAAAILVEKDIPPYPGVTMVRVPDTRMALGPLAHAFYGNPSRAMTVVGVTGTNGKTTTTSMIAGILEAAGRKTGLIGTLGAFWDGKYVDAHITTPDSMTLARFFSSMEKDNVQAVVMEASSHGIHQARMSGLPFHAGVLTNVTQDHLDYHGDYPTYIATKRQFFFDFVDPTPGATACFNLDDPIGEELSHSYLGDHFTYARREGLGADFHAEDVCFRPDGTSFKLVAGKESVTVNARMLGAFNLSNMLAAASACRSLGIDLQTIANGLEEVGPISGRFERIDEGQPFQVIVDFAHTPDALEKVLQTARSLTSGDLITVFGCGGDRDRTKRPPMGKAVGRRTDYAIVTSDNPRFEDPERIARGALEGLLQSGLKPANYQVVLDRALAIERALLLAKSGDCVVIAGKGHETYQEVCGRKLQFDDRVIAREVLRSMAEAWEQKPAETEVKSNRPTWA
- a CDS encoding PASTA domain-containing protein; protein product: MLVLPHKFRVLLLGAMFCLLAGLVGARLYMLQVASHERFLERASNQQTKRVVVQAERGDILDRNGRPLATSTGTLSIYVDTKYFKAPHADVDLDAVAEQVAYYCNLDPETISARFERNGVVPLGRQLDPQAAQRVGQLLDEYEITRRGFWFHRESKRLYPRHLAPHVIGFTGTDGDGDNVGLGGLELKYNDTMMGRRVETTASRSAISQVLQPVHQEDILAARGHSLILTLDAAIQETAENAVADAAAEFEADAAGAVVIDVMTGEVLALASWPTFDNSEQGNYPADYRRNRILTDPLETGSVAKLFTAAILLDTGKISIDTLVDCEGGRAVVDGRRLTDSPGHYLDVVPFYEVIRHSSNVGTVKAAQVLENNEWYAYLRAFGFGESTGIDLGGEGVGLLYPVSRWTKFSRTSLPMGYEMALTPVQICSAIGSLVNGGDLMQPYIVKEIRDSRGNVVERFEPTVRRHVIRPSTSELMRRLMEDVVLNGTGKKAQVPGFRVGGKTGTTVKSHIHTHKEYIASFGGALPIQDPKIAVYVFVDNPHGKHYASEVAAPVFQKIARSATLQLGLVPTEFRAEDDIASSPDLAPFQPLLFPQATALEAGTMPNLAGLSMAEVRSQLPAQLERVRFIGSGRAADQTPPAGQSIDSNSDVIVVFSPDAPRALTPADALVAQSPRRNF
- the rsmH gene encoding 16S rRNA (cytosine(1402)-N(4))-methyltransferase RsmH: MEYHEPVLLTEVLERLGAVPGKIVCDGTLGSAGHGIHLVRALAGNGVFVGLDRDPSMLAKARERLAGEEGTDGVRLILEPRRYDELPSVLAENDLKGADAIILDLGFNSLQVQEGRGFGFSKDVPLDGRYNPKEVGTQSMAELVNTASEQQLRDWLWSYADERYARRIARRIVEQRERKPFETTFELAAAAEACYPAAQRHKGIHPATRTFQALRIATNRELTYAEQGIRACMDSLNVGGTLCVISFHSGEDKIAKRLFDEAGSPRPDPENPYSATTTEGLEFRVESRGAVKPSKEEIARNPRSRSARLRTIRRVGGKA